A part of Primulina eburnea isolate SZY01 chromosome 10, ASM2296580v1, whole genome shotgun sequence genomic DNA contains:
- the LOC140803336 gene encoding beta-glucosidase 44-like, which yields MVHKTCLLFLLLSTLTQCCFGDHVPDSASFDMGGLSRSSFAKGFVFGTAGSAYQVEGMASKDGRGPSIWDTFIKVPGREPNNASGEVSVDQYHKYKEDIDLMARLNFDAYRFSISWTRIFPDGTGRVNKLGVDYYNRLINYMLQKGITPYANLNHYDLPQALQDRYKGWLGRQVVKDFSDYADFCFKTFGDRVKNWQTFNEPRVVAALGYDNGFFAPGRCSKAFGNCTEGDSSTEPYIVAHNLILSHGAAAQRYREKYQKQQKGRIGILLDFVWYEPLTRSKADNYAAQRARDFHIGWFLHPLVYGEYPKTMQNIVGKRLPKFTKEEVYMVKGSFDFVGINQYTAYYMYDAHQANPKNLGYQQDWNCGFAYERHGVPIGPRAHSYWLYIVPWGLYKAVTYVKEHYGNPTMILAENGMDQPGEVTLPKGLNDKLRIDYYRSYLAQLKKAIQDGANVIGYFQWTLLDNFEWRLGYTSRFGIVYVDFKTLKRYPKLSAYWFQRLLRRNN from the exons ATGGTTCATAAAACTTGTCTGCTTTTCTTGCTTCTTTCTACTTTAACTCAGTGTTGCTTCGGGGACCATGTCCCGGACAGCGCCAGCTTCGACATGGGCGGCCTGAGCCGGAGCAGCTTCGCCAAGGGATTCGTGTTCGGGACTGCGGGATCGGCTTATCAGGTCGAAGGCATGGCCAGTAAAGATGGCCGAGGACCTAGCATTTGGGATACTTTCATTAAAGTTCCAG GACGTGAGCCGAATAATGCTTCGGGAGAGGTGTCGGTGGATCAGTATCACAAGTACAAA GAGGACATTGATCTTATGGCAAGGCTCAACTTTGATGCTTACCGCTTTTCTATTTCATGGACAAGAATATTCCCag ATGGAACTGGAAGAGTGAATAAGTTGGGAGTAGATTACTATAACAGGTTGATAAACTATATGCTCCAGAAAG GTATCACCCCTTATGCTAATTTAAATCACTATGATCTTCCTCAAGCACTTCAGGATAGGTACAAGGGGTGGTTGGGACGTCAAGTAGT GAAAGATTTTAGTGATTATGCGGACTTCTGCTTCAAGACATTTGGCGACAGAGTCAAGAATTGGCAGACGTTTAACGAACCTCGGGTGGTGGCTGCGCTCGGGTATGATAACGGGTTTTTCGCGCCTGGAAGGTGCTCGAAAGCGTTTGGAAACTGCACGGAGGGTGACTCGTCTACTGAGCCTTATATTGTTGCTCATAATCTGATCTTGTCTCATGGAGCCGCGGCTCAGAGATACCGTGAGAAGTatcaa AAACAACAGAAGGGGAGGATCGGGATTCTATTGGATTTTGTTTGGTATGAACCTCTTACAAGATCGAAAGCCGACAATTATGCTGCTCAAAGGGCAAGAGACTTCCATATTGGATG GTTCTTGCATCCTCTGGTTTATGGAGAGTATCCGAAAACAATGCAGAACATTGTTGGGAAAAGGCTTCCAAAATTCACAAAGGAAGAGGTGTATATGGTAAAGGGATCCTTCGACTTTGTCGGCATCAATCAGTACACCGCGTACTACATGTATGATGCTCACCAGGCGAATCCTAAGAACTTAGGCTACCAGCAAGATTGGAACTGTGGATTTGCTT ACGAACGCCATGGAGTCCCAATCGGCCCTAGG GCACACTCATACTGGCTTTACATTGTGCCATGGGGTCTATACAAAGCTGTGACTTACGTCAAAGAACACTATGGGAATCCTACAATGATTCTGGCTGAAAATG GGATGGATCAACCAGGTGAAGTGACTCTTCCGAAAGGTTTAAACGACAAGTTAAGGATTGACTACTATAGGAGCTATCTAGCTCAACTGAAGAAGGCAATTCAAGATGGAGCCAACGTTATAGGCTACTTCCAGTGGACGTTGCTCGACAACTTCGAGTGGAGATTGGGATACACGTCTCGGTTTGGGATCGTTTACGTCGATTTCAAGACACTGAAGAGGTATCCCAAGTTGTCAGCTTACTGGTTTCAGAGGCTCCTGAGGAGGAACAATTAG